A stretch of the Sulfurospirillum sp. UCH001 genome encodes the following:
- the gatC gene encoding Asp-tRNA(Asn)/Glu-tRNA(Gln) amidotransferase subunit GatC, whose translation MKIDNELLQKLERLSSLKISDEKREGVINQLSEIVSFVENLNELNLEGEEATFTTLNGGTPFREDTPNVNNDIIKTILKHAPQSENGFFVVPKIIE comes from the coding sequence GTGAAAATTGATAATGAACTACTGCAAAAGCTAGAAAGGCTCTCTTCTTTAAAAATTAGCGACGAAAAAAGAGAAGGTGTGATCAATCAGTTAAGTGAAATTGTCTCTTTTGTTGAAAATCTTAATGAGCTTAATCTTGAAGGCGAAGAAGCAACCTTCACAACCCTTAATGGTGGCACTCCTTTTAGAGAAGATACTCCAAATGTTAATAATGACATTATCAAAACAATTTTAAAACATGCTCCTCAAAGTGAAAATGGCTTTTTTGTTGTTCCAAAAATTATCGAATAA
- the hisG gene encoding ATP phosphoribosyltransferase codes for MLTVALPKGRIAEETLEIFEKIFGTAFRFDDRKLILEADGFRFLLVRNQDVPAYVLHQSADIGVVGLDVLEEKDEDLLRLLDLGIGKCKVCVGIQEGKEIDYSAPELKVATKMTNIAQKYFSKKAMAVDIIKLYGSIELAPLVGLSDVIVDIVETGSTMKQNGLKVVETILDSSAYLIANKNSFIEKKEEITSLYYKINEVIQRSC; via the coding sequence ATGTTAACAGTAGCATTGCCAAAAGGCAGAATTGCAGAAGAGACATTGGAAATTTTTGAAAAAATTTTTGGAACAGCTTTTCGTTTTGATGATAGAAAATTAATTTTAGAAGCAGACGGTTTTCGATTTTTACTTGTGCGAAATCAAGATGTTCCTGCATATGTTTTACATCAATCTGCAGATATCGGGGTAGTAGGATTAGACGTATTGGAAGAAAAAGATGAGGACCTTCTTCGTTTGCTTGATCTTGGTATTGGAAAATGTAAAGTATGTGTAGGTATACAAGAAGGTAAAGAGATTGATTATAGTGCGCCTGAACTCAAAGTCGCTACTAAAATGACCAATATCGCGCAAAAATATTTCTCAAAAAAAGCAATGGCAGTTGATATTATCAAATTGTATGGCTCTATTGAATTAGCACCACTTGTAGGTCTTTCAGATGTGATTGTTGATATTGTTGAGACAGGAAGCACCATGAAACAAAATGGACTTAAAGTTGTTGAGACAATCTTGGATTCATCGGCATATTTGATTGCGAATAAAAACAGTTTTATTGAGAAAAAAGAGGAGATAACATCGTTATATTACAAGATAAATGAGGTTATTCAACGAAGTTGCTGA
- a CDS encoding CvpA family protein: MANVSMFDIISLALVLILGIKGIINGFVKEVFGLLGIIGGIYFASRYAPVAGKMISDHIFAFGNQASLYLFGFIAVLIVVWITCIFLGYLIAQALSLSGLSMIDKLAGFVIGSMKIFLVFSVFAVTLSNIEFIKSRMEPYVAKSMMFPLFLEMGKYIVKLDTNTMFESLQPKEKTNP, encoded by the coding sequence ATGGCGAATGTTTCTATGTTTGACATTATTTCTTTAGCTTTAGTGCTGATTTTAGGCATTAAAGGCATTATCAACGGCTTTGTCAAAGAAGTCTTTGGTCTTTTAGGTATTATCGGTGGTATCTATTTCGCATCACGTTATGCACCTGTTGCCGGCAAAATGATTAGTGATCATATTTTTGCCTTTGGGAATCAAGCATCGCTTTATCTTTTTGGATTCATCGCTGTTTTGATTGTCGTATGGATTACCTGTATTTTTTTAGGCTATTTAATCGCACAAGCATTAAGTCTGAGCGGTCTTAGCATGATTGATAAACTTGCTGGTTTTGTTATAGGAAGCATGAAAATATTTTTAGTTTTCTCCGTATTCGCTGTTACACTGAGCAATATTGAGTTTATCAAGTCAAGAATGGAACCTTATGTTGCTAAAAGTATGATGTTTCCACTTTTCTTAGAAATGGGAAAATATATTGTTAAGCTTGATACCAATACGATGTTTGAGAGCCTTCAGCCTAAAGAGAAAACAAACCCTTAA
- a CDS encoding Fur family transcriptional regulator, whose protein sequence is MSTFENLEYSSLLASFKELLKNNSLKFTKQREVVLKTLYEKNEHFTPEDLYIFLKSTYPELNIGIATVYRTLNLLEESHMVTSISFGVAGKKFELANKPHHDHMICKSCGLIIEFQNDKIEQLQLEIAKANRFVITSHLMQLRGLCEECAKEK, encoded by the coding sequence ATGAGTACATTTGAAAATCTTGAATACAGCTCTTTGCTCGCAAGTTTTAAAGAGCTCTTGAAAAACAATAGCCTAAAATTTACAAAACAACGTGAAGTTGTTTTAAAAACTTTGTATGAAAAGAATGAGCATTTCACACCTGAGGACCTCTATATTTTTCTAAAAAGTACTTATCCTGAACTTAATATTGGCATCGCTACGGTGTATAGAACACTTAACCTTCTTGAAGAGTCTCACATGGTAACATCTATCTCTTTTGGTGTTGCAGGCAAAAAATTTGAACTTGCCAATAAGCCTCACCATGACCATATGATCTGTAAAAGCTGTGGACTCATCATTGAATTCCAAAATGACAAAATTGAACAACTGCAACTCGAAATTGCAAAAGCAAATCGTTTTGTTATCACCAGTCATTTAATGCAATTGCGTGGTCTTTGCGAAGAGTGTGCAAAAGAAAAGTAA
- a CDS encoding type IV pilus twitching motility protein PilT — protein MSSLNIKALLKNVVAYKASDLHLVGRSEPQIRIDGKLVPLDMEQLSGTVIEEICYTLITDKQKKKLEEDKELDFAIMFPDIGRFRANYYYTINGELAAAFRIIPIDIPSLDDLNAPIVFKELVKREKGLILVTGPTGSGKSTTLAALLNEINLFEHRHIITIEDPVEFIHTNKKCLFSHRNVGEDTKSFARALKFSLRQDPDIILVGEMRDQETISTAITAAETGHLVLGTLHTNSAVQTINRIVDSFEGAEQVQVRNMLATSLHAVISQSLLPRVGGGRVAIHEIMINNAAIANLIRENKIHQIYSQMQLNQQKTGMITQTQAMMKNLRANLITKEDAIRYSTQPQELLNNMGI, from the coding sequence ATGAGTTCACTCAATATTAAGGCATTATTGAAGAATGTGGTCGCATACAAAGCGTCCGATCTACATCTTGTAGGTCGTAGTGAACCTCAAATCAGAATCGATGGGAAACTTGTTCCACTCGATATGGAACAACTTAGCGGTACAGTAATTGAAGAGATTTGTTATACACTAATTACCGATAAACAAAAAAAGAAACTTGAAGAAGATAAAGAGCTCGACTTTGCAATCATGTTTCCAGACATTGGTCGTTTCCGTGCCAACTACTACTACACTATCAATGGAGAATTAGCAGCTGCATTTAGGATTATTCCTATCGATATTCCATCTTTGGATGATCTCAATGCTCCTATCGTTTTTAAAGAGTTAGTTAAACGGGAAAAAGGGCTTATTTTAGTTACAGGTCCAACAGGAAGCGGTAAATCTACTACACTCGCTGCACTCTTAAATGAAATCAATCTTTTTGAACATCGACATATTATTACAATTGAAGATCCTGTAGAGTTTATTCATACGAACAAAAAATGCCTTTTCTCACATAGAAATGTAGGAGAAGATACAAAAAGTTTTGCTAGAGCACTCAAGTTTTCGCTAAGACAAGATCCTGACATCATCCTTGTAGGTGAGATGAGAGATCAAGAAACCATTAGTACCGCCATTACTGCTGCTGAAACGGGGCACTTAGTTTTAGGAACATTGCATACAAACTCTGCAGTACAAACAATTAACAGAATTGTCGACAGCTTTGAAGGCGCAGAGCAAGTACAAGTACGTAATATGCTAGCGACATCTCTTCATGCGGTTATTTCGCAAAGCTTACTCCCCAGAGTCGGAGGTGGCAGGGTTGCTATTCATGAAATTATGATCAACAACGCTGCAATTGCCAATTTAATCCGTGAGAATAAAATTCATCAAATCTATTCTCAAATGCAACTCAACCAACAAAAAACGGGGATGATTACACAGACTCAAGCTATGATGAAAAACTTACGAGCAAATCTTATTACAAAAGAAGATGCCATTCGTTACTCTACCCAACCTCAAGAACTCCTCAACAATATGGGGATATAA
- a CDS encoding response regulator, whose amino-acid sequence MEKQLKILAVDDDFINLKLISSMLRKNEKVGAIIEATNGLDAINLLKTQGDIDLVLLDIKMPVMDGIEFLTNIQSMGEFKKLPVIVLTTDETRKHEAFDHGAFDFLVKPIREHDLSSKIAKVADLF is encoded by the coding sequence ATGGAAAAACAGTTGAAAATTCTAGCCGTAGATGATGATTTTATCAATCTTAAATTGATTAGTTCAATGTTGCGAAAAAATGAAAAAGTTGGTGCGATCATTGAAGCGACAAATGGACTTGATGCAATCAATCTTCTAAAAACACAAGGTGATATTGACCTAGTATTGCTTGATATTAAAATGCCCGTTATGGATGGTATTGAATTTCTCACAAACATTCAATCTATGGGTGAATTTAAAAAGCTTCCTGTGATTGTGTTAACAACAGATGAAACTCGTAAGCATGAAGCATTTGATCATGGAGCTTTTGATTTTTTAGTAAAACCAATACGTGAACATGACTTAAGTAGTAAAATAGCGAAAGTTGCTGATCTTTTTTGA
- a CDS encoding PQQ-binding-like beta-propeller repeat protein produces the protein MRYAKIVFSLLALLLVVSGCGTKRQYFEPESLSGKVSYDGSLPGTIVDAVRDGATLSNGQVVTKKGLSNIVLSEGFVYLAEDKGRYVSASKCGALQIVDANKKVLFSKECSVSVASASLKNNLLAVVLGSNELVLIDINDGKEMMHLKQDNVYVLDSRIASPYFLGDLIVFPTLDGKLVIVDEQTKKPIRDVVVSNEKFFGNIIYLQVLGDRLVAATKSKVVSISPKSINFLETDVKDVIVLENRIFVFTKDGRVILADADLKKLKERKFPFATFAGTIYGDFVYMIEKGGYVIATDLDLISTNVYKLPDEIESHVFTTGDALYYKNHFFKLNRKK, from the coding sequence ATGAGATACGCAAAAATTGTTTTTTCACTTTTGGCTTTATTGTTAGTTGTTAGCGGCTGTGGCACAAAACGTCAATATTTTGAACCAGAATCACTTTCTGGCAAAGTCAGTTATGATGGATCTCTTCCTGGAACTATTGTTGATGCTGTAAGGGATGGCGCAACATTATCTAATGGTCAAGTTGTTACGAAAAAAGGTCTTTCTAATATTGTTTTATCTGAAGGGTTTGTTTATCTTGCAGAAGATAAAGGACGTTATGTCTCTGCATCTAAGTGTGGAGCTTTACAAATTGTAGATGCAAATAAAAAAGTGCTTTTCTCAAAAGAATGTAGCGTTTCTGTAGCATCTGCATCATTGAAAAATAACCTTTTAGCAGTTGTACTAGGCTCAAATGAATTAGTGCTTATCGACATCAATGATGGCAAAGAAATGATGCACCTTAAGCAAGACAATGTATATGTTCTAGACTCACGTATTGCTTCACCTTATTTTTTAGGTGACTTGATTGTTTTCCCAACATTAGATGGTAAATTAGTGATCGTAGACGAGCAAACAAAAAAACCAATTCGTGATGTTGTCGTAAGTAACGAGAAGTTCTTTGGCAATATCATTTATCTTCAAGTTTTGGGTGACCGTTTAGTTGCGGCAACAAAAAGTAAAGTGGTTTCTATTAGCCCAAAATCAATTAACTTCTTAGAGACTGATGTCAAAGATGTGATTGTTCTTGAAAATCGTATTTTTGTTTTCACTAAAGATGGACGCGTGATTTTAGCAGATGCTGATCTTAAAAAGTTAAAAGAACGTAAATTCCCATTTGCAACATTTGCTGGAACCATTTACGGTGACTTTGTTTATATGATTGAAAAAGGTGGCTATGTCATTGCAACAGATTTAGATTTGATCTCAACCAATGTTTATAAACTTCCAGATGAAATTGAAAGTCACGTCTTTACAACAGGTGATGCACTTTACTATAAGAATCATTTCTTTAAACTCAATCGTAAAAAATAG
- a CDS encoding type III pantothenate kinase, with protein MILCDIGNSNADFYQDGRVWSLSHKQFKDFATKETVYYICVNDTLKHWVQGKSNFIDLEPYFEFDTIYQGMGIDRIAACSTIEDGMIVDAGSAITVDIMSGGMHLGGFILPGLAAYEKCYASISPRLSLPINPSIALDALPQKTNDAISYGVVKSILLLLEATCKDKRIFFLGGDGKFFSKFFSNAIFDRTLIFRGMLKTIKKTQLEH; from the coding sequence ATGATTTTATGTGATATTGGTAATTCAAATGCTGATTTTTATCAAGATGGTAGGGTTTGGAGTTTATCTCATAAGCAATTTAAAGACTTTGCCACCAAAGAAACAGTGTATTATATTTGTGTCAACGATACTTTGAAACATTGGGTACAAGGTAAATCAAACTTTATTGATTTAGAGCCGTACTTTGAATTTGACACAATTTATCAAGGTATGGGGATTGATCGTATCGCAGCATGTAGTACGATTGAGGATGGAATGATTGTCGATGCTGGAAGTGCAATAACAGTGGATATTATGTCAGGAGGTATGCACTTGGGTGGGTTTATTCTGCCTGGACTTGCTGCGTATGAAAAATGCTACGCTTCCATTTCTCCACGCCTAAGCTTGCCTATCAATCCTAGTATTGCTTTGGATGCATTACCTCAAAAAACAAATGATGCGATTTCTTATGGAGTTGTGAAATCAATCCTTTTACTTTTAGAGGCAACCTGTAAGGACAAACGTATTTTCTTCTTAGGTGGAGATGGAAAATTTTTCTCTAAATTTTTTAGTAATGCGATTTTTGATCGTACGCTCATTTTTAGAGGTATGCTTAAAACAATTAAAAAAACACAGTTAGAACATTAG
- a CDS encoding GGDEF domain-containing protein, translating to MNNGNHIAEMVFQLAEETFTKLKDLNIPPYPKYYHDTFVETMQKSGDPEILDLSKKHSYLFSNASQEEMVSETCFGLMKKGLEEFVKTNDNLKFISDETAINIDNIKKDYESVDTHQILQAFDSFQGKIFQELQAADETIAKLKLEVERLERESNIDPLTKAHNRRVLVKDLEEVLSFGKDKDMDMHLVMFDADDFKQINDSFGHIAGDKTLIFLSKLIQNSLRRGTRIYRYGGEEFVVILNRTSFDEATKIVERIIKETSDSKLLYKNHDIHLTLSAGICSHKQNISADDLLDKADKALYEAKRSGKNCFRSAN from the coding sequence ATGAACAATGGTAATCATATCGCAGAAATGGTTTTTCAACTTGCAGAGGAAACATTTACAAAATTAAAAGACTTAAATATTCCTCCATACCCTAAATACTACCACGATACCTTTGTCGAAACCATGCAAAAAAGCGGTGACCCAGAAATTCTAGACCTCTCAAAAAAACACAGTTATCTTTTCTCCAACGCTTCTCAAGAAGAGATGGTAAGCGAAACATGCTTTGGTTTAATGAAAAAAGGGCTAGAGGAGTTTGTTAAAACAAACGATAATCTCAAGTTTATTTCAGATGAAACCGCCATCAACATTGACAATATCAAAAAAGATTACGAAAGTGTTGATACCCACCAAATCCTTCAAGCTTTCGATAGTTTTCAAGGTAAAATTTTTCAAGAACTTCAAGCAGCGGATGAAACCATCGCAAAACTTAAATTAGAAGTTGAACGCTTGGAGAGAGAATCAAACATTGATCCTTTGACAAAAGCACATAACAGAAGAGTTCTCGTTAAAGACTTAGAAGAAGTACTCAGCTTTGGCAAAGATAAAGATATGGATATGCACCTTGTCATGTTTGATGCAGATGACTTTAAACAGATCAACGACTCTTTTGGTCATATTGCAGGGGACAAAACGCTTATTTTCTTATCAAAATTAATTCAAAATTCACTACGTCGAGGTACTCGTATCTATCGTTATGGTGGGGAAGAATTTGTGGTTATTCTGAATCGTACTTCATTTGATGAAGCCACTAAAATTGTAGAACGTATCATTAAAGAAACAAGTGATAGTAAATTACTTTATAAAAACCACGACATTCATTTAACTCTGAGTGCCGGTATTTGTTCACACAAACAGAACATTAGTGCAGATGATTTATTGGATAAAGCAGACAAAGCACTGTATGAAGCCAAACGTAGTGGAAAAAATTGTTTTAGGAGCGCAAATTAA
- the lysS gene encoding lysine--tRNA ligase: MFQDQYQQQRIEKGKALQALGRNPYRHNIIKDTSTKEFLECYEYVIESELKRDENKNNTVVGRIKFLRHMGKAAFAKIEDEHGLLQIYFSRESIGDDWFDEAKKLVEVGDIISVTGFPFVTKTGELSLHVKALEVATKSIVPLPEKFHGLQDKELRYRKRYLDMIMNADVRKTFKIRSKIVSEIRHFFEERDFLEVETPMMHPIAGGANAKPFVTHHNALGVDRYLRIAPELYLKRLVVGGFEAVFEINRNFRNEGMDQTHNPEFTMIEFYWAYHNYHDLMHLTEEMFDVLLKKLKLPRKLPYGEMEIDFSKPFRKIAFRAALSEIGGVPDEILDDRAQITQYINNKGFSVEANLSLGKLYEELFDLFVEEKLINPTFIIDYPIEISPLARRSETNPNIAERFELFIAGREIANGFNELNDPLDQYERFAKQLQAKNAGDDEAHEMDEDYVYALGYGLPPTAGQGLGIDRLTMLLTNELSIKDVILFPAMKPLNDNDEQTQKDEE; the protein is encoded by the coding sequence ATATTTCAAGACCAATACCAACAACAGCGTATCGAAAAAGGTAAAGCACTTCAAGCGCTTGGTCGAAATCCTTATCGACACAATATAATTAAAGACACGAGCACAAAAGAGTTTTTAGAGTGTTATGAGTACGTCATAGAGAGCGAACTCAAACGTGATGAAAACAAGAACAATACTGTTGTAGGACGTATTAAATTTTTACGCCATATGGGGAAAGCCGCCTTTGCAAAAATTGAAGATGAGCATGGCCTTTTACAAATATATTTTAGTCGCGAATCTATTGGCGATGATTGGTTTGATGAAGCTAAAAAACTTGTAGAGGTAGGCGATATTATTAGTGTTACGGGTTTTCCTTTCGTAACAAAAACCGGTGAACTTTCACTCCATGTAAAAGCATTAGAAGTAGCAACAAAATCAATTGTTCCATTGCCTGAAAAATTCCATGGTCTTCAAGATAAAGAGCTTAGATACCGCAAACGCTATCTTGATATGATTATGAATGCCGATGTACGCAAAACTTTCAAAATCAGAAGTAAAATTGTCAGTGAAATCCGCCACTTTTTTGAAGAAAGAGACTTTTTAGAAGTAGAAACACCAATGATGCACCCTATTGCAGGTGGTGCGAATGCAAAGCCATTTGTGACTCATCACAATGCTTTAGGAGTAGATCGTTATTTAAGAATTGCGCCAGAACTTTATCTCAAACGTCTTGTTGTAGGTGGTTTTGAAGCTGTTTTTGAAATTAACCGTAACTTTAGAAACGAAGGTATGGACCAAACGCATAACCCAGAATTTACAATGATTGAATTTTACTGGGCATATCATAACTACCATGATTTAATGCATTTAACAGAAGAGATGTTTGATGTACTTCTTAAAAAACTCAAGCTTCCACGTAAACTTCCTTATGGGGAAATGGAGATTGATTTTTCAAAGCCATTTAGAAAAATTGCCTTTAGAGCAGCGCTGAGTGAAATTGGTGGTGTTCCAGATGAAATACTAGATGACCGTGCACAAATTACGCAATACATTAATAATAAAGGCTTTAGTGTAGAAGCAAATTTAAGCCTTGGAAAACTCTATGAAGAACTCTTTGATCTTTTTGTAGAAGAGAAGCTTATCAATCCTACATTTATTATTGATTATCCGATTGAAATCAGCCCATTGGCTCGAAGAAGTGAGACGAACCCAAATATTGCAGAGCGTTTTGAGCTCTTTATCGCGGGTCGCGAAATTGCCAACGGATTTAATGAGCTGAATGATCCTTTGGATCAGTACGAGAGATTTGCAAAACAATTGCAGGCAAAAAACGCAGGTGATGATGAAGCCCATGAGATGGACGAAGACTATGTCTATGCTTTAGGTTACGGCTTGCCACCAACAGCGGGACAGGGACTTGGAATTGACCGTTTGACGATGTTACTCACCAATGAGTTATCCATTAAAGATGTCATTCTTTTCCCAGCCATGAAACCGCTTAATGACAACGATGAACAAACACAAAAAGATGAGGAATAA